The window GTTAAAACCGATAAAATAATGGCGCTGCCCGCCAGAATCAGCCCCATTAAGGCCGCTGTATCCTCTAAAAAGATAAAGCGCGTGGCCGGAGTAGCTTTGGCCAGTACAGAAAATACCCGCCAAAACATGCTTATTCCCCTTGCCGATTCTCCACTTTCCTGCATGATCGCCTTTACCGCCATATACATGGAGTAACATTCAAACAAAATACTGATGCCAACGATGCCTAAATTAAGACCAATATATTTCAAATGTTCAGGATGAATTATTTTTTCAATTCCTCCGTAGATAGATAAGGCTCCACCAATAAATAACATGCCCAGGCTGGCAATAAAACTCCAAAAAAAGACCCTCTTGCCATGTCCGAACTGATAACGATCATCCACCGGACGTTGAGATTGCCTGATGCCGATCAAAAGAAAAAAGCCGTTGGCCCAATCCCCCACCGAGTGCTTAAACTCAGCCATCATGGAAGCACTGCCGCTGAGAATCGCCCCGCCCAATTTCATCAGCATGATCACACCGTTGGCCAAAAGGGCCGCTTTAATTGCCGCTTCACTGCTGTGGGCCATTACTCCACCCCTTGTCATAAATTTTTAATCCTATTACGGCCTTTGATTGTCCGGCATATTTATTTTAACTTGTTGCGCCCGGGAGAATTCATCTTTTCTAAAAACAATATCCCCGGGGTCATCCATACCCCGGGGATTAACATGCTACCCGCTTAGCCGTCCGCCTGGTGTTTTTAATACCTGCTTCTCACAGGTGGGTGCCCTCTAAACCCTTTCTACCTTCCACTCTCCGGCGGCCTGGTATACACGGTTTAAGCGAAGCTCCCTTAAAACACACTGTGGTTTAAAAATCAACAAGCAACGCACAAAGCAGGAACTGATTTTTTTCTGCTGGCCAAAAGTATCATAACAAAAAGTCCAGTTCGCTACAAGAGTTAATTTTTTTCTTCCAGATGCATTAATTGTCTGATTTGCCAGTAATGCAGCCTTTGCAAGGTTTTAATCTTTTTAGTAATTTCCTTTTTTTCAGTCTCACAAGAACTGATTTTTAATTGATACATTAATTCAAAGATCTCCAGCCGGGTTTGAAACATTGCTTCTTTTAGTTCCAGAGCATTCATTGATCCACTACTCCATTGCTATTAAATACAGGTGCTAAAAATAATATTGCTTATTATCATACCATTTTGGCGATATACTTTTTATTACTTTTTGCAACATTTTTAGATTTAAAGCAAAACCATGGAATAAGGTGTTGCATTGTCCAAAATTTGGGGTTAACATAATTAAAAACGGAGTGTAATCATCATGAGGAATTGTCCCCATGCAACCGGCGTCTGTGCTTGTGATGCCTTGAGAAGCAGCGGTTTTGCCCGTACTTCCGTATCGGTGCCTGAAAACTGGTGGAATAAGTATTGTGTCTCCGGCAGGTACTCTCAGTGCCCAAATCTTAAAGCAGCTCAGGACATGAAAGAAGAAAGGCGGCGCAGCACCGGAGCAAGGTTGGGCGAGAAGGAAAATTCCAAAGCCGCACCTAATTTAAATGCCTTAAAATTTAAACAGACGAAAAATAATAAAACTACCGCAGTCCATTCCCATGGCGGGGAGGCACCCCATTTCTGTGAAAAACCCTGGCGCTCTTCCGGTCTACGTTTTCGCATCATACGCTCATTATTTTATTTAAAACCCTGGAAATAAAGCAGTAAAAACCTGGCTGCCTCCTGCCTGATAAGGTTGAGGAAGCCAGGTTTTTTACTGCTTCTTTGGTGGCCTGCTAATATTTGTTCTTCTTTTGGCTTTCTTTAATCATTTCTTCCACTTCTTCGGCGCCTTCCTGGTAAAACTTTTCTTCATCCGGGGCCAGTTCTTTTAACAATCTTAAAAATTCGCCGGCATGGACCCGTTCCTCATCAGCAATATCTTTGAGTACTTCTTGGGTTAAGGTGTGGTCGGTGGATTCGGCCAACTGCATGTAAAGCTGCACCGCTTCATACTCCGCAGCCACTAAGAACCTTATGGCCCGGATTAATTCCCCTTGGGTCAGCTTTTGTTTGGCCGCAAAGCCCGCAAAGGGATTGCCAAAATCAGGCATGACGAAACAACTCCCCTCTGAATTGATCTGAAACTAATTCTTTAGCCTAGGCTATGACTTTACAGATCAAATGGATACTGAAACTGTTACTAAGATTCCACTTATCAATGGTTATTAAACATTAAAACTGTAAAAAATTGCATCCCTATTTTCGCTTCTGCCATTGCCCCCCCAAATCTTCCACGTATGATTGGTTTATTTACGAACAAAATTAGGGATCTCCGGAGGAACTTCAAAACCATCTCGGTAATTCCCATAAAAATTCCCTCTTGATACCATGGGGTTGGATAAATAAAATTTTTTCCTTCTTCTTGAATGATATAATAATTGCTGGTCTGCTTTTCCAGCATCTCCTTTATCTTTCTTCTGGCCCCTCTGCATTGCAGACGGTAATTGTAACAGGGATTT is drawn from Desulforamulus ruminis DSM 2154 and contains these coding sequences:
- a CDS encoding ferritin family protein, with the translated sequence MPDFGNPFAGFAAKQKLTQGELIRAIRFLVAAEYEAVQLYMQLAESTDHTLTQEVLKDIADEERVHAGEFLRLLKELAPDEEKFYQEGAEEVEEMIKESQKKNKY
- a CDS encoding cation diffusion facilitator family transporter, with protein sequence MAHSSEAAIKAALLANGVIMLMKLGGAILSGSASMMAEFKHSVGDWANGFFLLIGIRQSQRPVDDRYQFGHGKRVFFWSFIASLGMLFIGGALSIYGGIEKIIHPEHLKYIGLNLGIVGISILFECYSMYMAVKAIMQESGESARGISMFWRVFSVLAKATPATRFIFLEDTAALMGLILAGSAIILSVLTGNILFDGLASILIGMMLLLIGLATARENVAAILGEAADPALIRQVGDYVLALEGVKDVHSIRSMCIGPKKYLVELIIEANERLCLTECDRINQRVSRLLKEQFEEVAHALVSIISDNHMKDWAGKPVLP